One region of Phycisphaerae bacterium genomic DNA includes:
- a CDS encoding IS701 family transposase, translating into MTADQIRSLQPALAALLLRFRGCFQTAKTFGHWEKYLFGLMADLQRKSIEPIALAAGVAVRTLQEFLAFFVWDHQRVNQQLQQMVADEHDCETGIGVLDASGHVKQGDKTPGVQRQWCGEVGKKENCVVGQHLLYTNDDPKNPFTCMLASDLYLPESWADDRARCREAKIPDDVVYRPKWRIGIDQIESAIGHGVRFAWMTFDEDYGKVPAFWFELDRLGQRSIGEVPANFHCWPTWPCYRSQQAAHASKRVDNVCRFSPVFRDQEWKPVHIKDTTRGAMIWEIKMARVHLVDSSTKPSRPTDRQYWLIVARNPKTKEYKYFVSNAPKKTKLEDMLRAAFARWHVEMWFERAKQETGLGAFEVRTYQSLIRHWLCSRMAMYFLATQTERLRGEKSADHTGTGGGGGERPGHGDLEPQLAYAG; encoded by the coding sequence ATGACTGCCGATCAGATTCGATCGTTGCAGCCGGCGTTAGCCGCGCTGTTGCTTCGGTTTCGTGGCTGTTTTCAGACCGCCAAGACCTTCGGGCATTGGGAGAAGTATCTCTTTGGGTTGATGGCCGACTTGCAGCGTAAGAGCATCGAGCCGATTGCCTTGGCGGCGGGTGTGGCGGTTCGAACGTTGCAGGAGTTCCTGGCCTTCTTCGTCTGGGACCACCAGCGGGTCAATCAGCAATTGCAGCAGATGGTGGCCGACGAACATGATTGCGAAACGGGCATTGGCGTGCTCGACGCCTCCGGCCACGTGAAGCAGGGTGACAAGACGCCGGGTGTGCAGCGGCAGTGGTGTGGCGAGGTTGGCAAGAAAGAGAACTGCGTGGTCGGCCAGCACCTGCTCTACACGAATGACGATCCGAAGAACCCATTTACCTGCATGCTGGCCAGCGATCTGTATTTGCCCGAGAGCTGGGCCGATGATCGGGCGCGTTGCCGAGAAGCGAAAATTCCTGACGACGTGGTCTATCGGCCCAAGTGGCGGATCGGCATCGATCAGATCGAGTCGGCGATCGGCCATGGAGTGCGTTTCGCATGGATGACGTTCGATGAGGATTATGGGAAAGTCCCCGCGTTCTGGTTCGAGTTGGATCGGCTCGGGCAGCGTTCGATCGGGGAGGTGCCCGCGAATTTTCACTGTTGGCCGACCTGGCCGTGCTATCGCTCTCAGCAGGCGGCCCATGCGTCCAAGCGGGTGGACAACGTCTGCCGGTTCAGCCCGGTGTTCCGAGATCAGGAATGGAAGCCCGTACATATCAAGGACACCACGCGCGGGGCGATGATCTGGGAGATCAAAATGGCCCGGGTCCACCTGGTGGACTCCTCGACGAAGCCGTCGCGGCCGACCGATCGACAGTATTGGCTGATCGTGGCCCGGAACCCCAAGACCAAGGAGTACAAGTACTTCGTCAGCAACGCGCCGAAAAAGACAAAGCTGGAGGACATGTTGCGGGCGGCGTTCGCGCGTTGGCACGTGGAGATGTGGTTTGAACGGGCCAAGCAGGAAACCGGCCTTGGTGCGTTCGAGGTGCGAACGTACCAAAGCTTGATCCGCCACTGGTTGTGTTCGCGGATGGCGATGTACTTCCTGGCCACTCAGACCGAGCGGCTTCGGGGGGAAAAATCCGCGGATCACACTGGAACAGGTGGCGGAGGCGGCGAACGACCTGGCCACGGTGATCTGGAGCCGCAACTGGCATACGCCGGCTAA
- a CDS encoding TetR/AcrR family transcriptional regulator, with product MRAAKVHTEIRQEQIAEAALGLVAGQGMKGLSVARVARRVGVVPSAIYRHYRSKDKVLDAVLDLIRGRLLANVKAVGEESTEALDRLHRLLVRHVRLLRENQGIPRVVFSQELHSGRTGRRARMYQTVQEYLGQIAEIVRQGQQDGQVGASFTPEAISTMFLGIVQPAALLWDLSDGDFDVTKHAERAWQILASAIRPVEQSRAAGATKRKEN from the coding sequence ATGCGTGCCGCGAAGGTTCATACCGAGATCAGGCAAGAGCAAATCGCCGAGGCGGCGTTGGGGTTGGTGGCCGGCCAGGGCATGAAGGGGCTCAGCGTGGCCCGGGTTGCCCGCCGGGTCGGCGTGGTTCCGTCCGCGATCTACCGGCACTATCGCAGCAAGGACAAGGTGCTCGATGCGGTCCTCGATCTGATCCGGGGCCGCCTGCTCGCCAACGTGAAAGCGGTGGGCGAGGAGAGCACTGAGGCCTTGGATCGCCTGCATCGTCTGCTGGTCCGTCATGTGCGGTTGCTGCGCGAGAACCAGGGGATACCGCGGGTCGTGTTCTCGCAAGAACTGCACAGCGGCCGCACCGGGCGGAGAGCTCGCATGTACCAGACAGTTCAGGAGTATCTCGGCCAGATTGCGGAGATCGTTCGTCAAGGTCAACAAGATGGGCAGGTCGGTGCGAGCTTCACGCCCGAAGCCATCTCCACGATGTTCCTGGGCATCGTTCAACCCGCAGCGTTGCTGTGGGACTTAAGTGATGGCGATTTCGATGTGACCAAGCACGCCGAGAGAGCGTGGCAGATTCTAGCGTCCGCCATTCGGCCCGTTGAACAATCGAGAGCGGCTGGTGCAACAAAACGGAAGGAGAACTGA